AGGCCGACCAGGAACGCGTTGTTCGTGAGCTCGAGCGCCAGCCAGCCCTGCGCCATCGTCTGCATCCACGTGCCGACGAGCGAGACCGTCTGGCCGATCCAGAAGAGCCGGAAGTTGCGGTGGCGGACGAGGGTGCGGAACGGGTTCAAGGGAGCGGCGTCGAGCGGTGAGCGGCGAGCGGCGAGCGCGCCCGCCGGTGGCGTCCGCTGCCGTCTCGCCCGATCGGGCACCTTCCGGCGCACCTTCGCGCTTCCCATAGTGTATCCAGGCACGCCTCCGGACGCTCGACGCTCGCCGCTCGACGCTCACCGCTGCCCTCATGCGCTTCCACACGTACACCAAGTACAGCCCCGAGCTGGCCGACGCCGTCGACCTGCAGTCGCTGCTCGACCGCCTCGCCGACTTCCTGCTCGACTCGGGGTTCGCGGGCGGGCCGCACCACCACCCCTTCTGGGGCGACTTCGGCGAGGACCAGGACAAGTCGCTCGACGCGCTGCGGCAGGCGATCCTGGACGCGCTGCTGGAGAGCGGGCAGTTCACCCCCGAGATGCTGGAGGCGCTGCGCGGCGAGGGGACGGAGGACGCCAACGAGAAGCTGGCGCAGCTGCTCGACCAGCTGGTGCAGCGGCTCACCGAGGAGGGCTACCTCACGACCTCCGCGCCGCCGCAGATGCCGGGCACGCAGCAGCCGGTGACGGGCAGGGGCTCGCTCGCCCACGCGGCCAGCAAGGACGTGCAGTTCAACCTCACCGACAAGGGCATCGACTTCCTCGGCTTCAAGACGCTGCGGCACCTCCTGGGGTCGTTCGGCAAGTCGAGCGTCGGCAGCCACGACACGCCCTACCTCGCGACCGGCATCGAGGCCGACGGCTACACCAAGCCGTACGAGTTCGGCGACGTGCTGAACCTGGACGTCAACGAGACGCTGAAGAACGCGCTCGCGCGCACGGGGTCGCTCGACGTGCCGATGGACATCGACTACCCGGACCTCGCCGTGCGGCAGGCCGAGTACCGCTCCAGCTGCGCGACGGTGCTGATGCTCGACACGTCGCACTCGATGATCCTCTACGGCGAGGACCGGTTCACGCCCGCCAAGAAGGTCGCGCTCGCGCTCACGCACCTGATCCGCACGCAGTTCCCGGGCGACTCCATCAAGGTCATCCTCTTCCACGACTCGGCGGAGGAGATCCCGATGGCGAAGCTCGCGCAGGCGCAGGTGGGGCCGTACCACACCAACACGGCCGAGGGGCTGAAGCTCGCGCGGCGCCTGCTGCTGGCGCAGAAGAAGGACATGCGGCAGATCGTCATGATCACCGACGGCAAGCCGAGCGCGCTGACGATGCCCAACGGGCAGATCTACAAGAACTCGATGGGGCTGGACGCGCACGTGCTGGCCGAGACGCTGCGCGAGGTCGCGGACTGCCGCCGCGCGGGGATCGTCATCAACACCTTCATGCTCGCGCGCGACCGGGCGCTGGTGGAGTTCGTGAAGCGCGTCAGCGAGATCGCGCGCGGCAAGGCGTACTTCACCAACACGATGTCGCTCGGCCAGTTCGTGCTGATGGACTTCCTGCGCAAGAAGACCCGGCGCGTGAGCTGAGCGGGACAGGGCGCTAGACTTCGGGCGTGCCCCGCCCCGCTCCTCCCCTTCCCGTCGTCGATCCCGCTCGGGCCCGCGCGTTCGGGACCCGGCTGCGCGCCTGGTTCCGCCGCCACGGCCGCGACCTGCCGTGGCGCCGCACGCGCGACCCGTACCACATCCTCGTCTCGGAGCTGATGCTCCAGCAGACGCAGGTCGTGCGCGTGGTGGACTACTACGCGCGCTTCCTGGAGCGCTTCCCGACGCTGCGGCACGTCGCCGAGGCGGAGCCCGAGGCGG
This sequence is a window from Roseisolibacter agri. Protein-coding genes within it:
- a CDS encoding vWA domain-containing protein, translated to MRFHTYTKYSPELADAVDLQSLLDRLADFLLDSGFAGGPHHHPFWGDFGEDQDKSLDALRQAILDALLESGQFTPEMLEALRGEGTEDANEKLAQLLDQLVQRLTEEGYLTTSAPPQMPGTQQPVTGRGSLAHAASKDVQFNLTDKGIDFLGFKTLRHLLGSFGKSSVGSHDTPYLATGIEADGYTKPYEFGDVLNLDVNETLKNALARTGSLDVPMDIDYPDLAVRQAEYRSSCATVLMLDTSHSMILYGEDRFTPAKKVALALTHLIRTQFPGDSIKVILFHDSAEEIPMAKLAQAQVGPYHTNTAEGLKLARRLLLAQKKDMRQIVMITDGKPSALTMPNGQIYKNSMGLDAHVLAETLREVADCRRAGIVINTFMLARDRALVEFVKRVSEIARGKAYFTNTMSLGQFVLMDFLRKKTRRVS